A single region of the Oryzias latipes chromosome 21, ASM223467v1 genome encodes:
- the abhd13 gene encoding protein ABHD13, whose protein sequence is MEKPWRLWATIEHCTLFLVSWSWGACRVSLLALILTFHLYGGFFLLALILASVAGILYKFQDVLLYFPDQPSSSRLYVPMPTGIPHENVYIRTKDGVKLNLILLRYTGGDTLPGVGPGNQNSPTSSAPPTILYFHGNAGNIGHRVPNALLMLVNLKANIVLVDYRGYGKSEGEPSEDGLYLDAEATLDYIMTRPDVDKTKVVLFGRSLGGAVAVRLASVNPHRVSAVIVENTFLSIPHMAATLFSFLPIRLLPLWCYRNQFLTYRQVVLCRMPSLFVSGLSDQLIPPVMMKQLYELSPARTKRLAIFPEGTHNDTWQCQGYFAALEQFIKDLLKSHAHEENAQPSASVTII, encoded by the coding sequence ATGGAGAAGCCCTGGAGGCTGTGGGCCACAATAGAGCACTGCACCCTGTTTCTGGTATCCTGGTCCTGGGGTGCCTGTCGCGTTTCCCTTCTCGCCCTCATCCTCACCTTCCATCTCTATGGCGGATTTTTCCTTCTTGCTCTCATCCTGGCATCTGTAGCGGGAATCCTGTACAAGTTTCAGGATGTTCTTCTCTACTTCCCTGACCAGCCCTCCTCCTCTCGCCTTTACGTTCCAATGCCAACTGGAATCCCACATGAGAATGTTTACATTCGCACCAAAGATGGGGTGAAGTTGAACCTCATTCTGCTTCGTTACACCGGAGGGGACACTCTTCCTGGAGTTGGCCCTGGTAATCAAAATAGCCCGACATCCTCAGCTCCACCTACAATCCTTTACTTTCATGGCAATGCAGGAAACATTGGTCACAGGGTACCAAACGCCCTTCTGATGCTGGTTAATCTGAAAGCAAACATTGTTCTGGTGGATTATCGTGGTTATGGAAAAAGCGAAGGAGAGCCAAGTGAGGATGGACTGTACCTGGATGCAGAGGCTACTTTGGATTACATCATGACCCGACCTGATGTGGACAAGACAAAGGTTGTGCTTTTTGGAAGATCGCTAGGTGGAGCTGTTGCTGTGCGCTTGGCCTCGGTCAACCCTCACCGTGTCTCAGCCGTTATCGTCGAAAACACCTTCCTCAGCATCCCACACATGGCGGCGACGCTCTTCTCCTTCCTGCCCATACGGCTGCTGCCCCTGTGGTGCTACAGGAATCAGTTCCTGACTTACCGGCAGGTGGTGCTGTGCCGCATGCCTTCACTGTTTGTCTCCGGTTTGTCCGACCAGCTCATTCCACCAGTTATGATGAAGCAACTGTACGAGCTGTCTCCCGCACGGACTAAGCGTCTCGCCATCTTTCCAGAGGGCACGCATAATGACACATGGCAGTGTCAGGGCTACTTTGCTGCATTGGAGCAGTTCATAAAAGACCTGCTGAAGAGCCACGCCCATGAGGAGAACGCCCAGCCTTCAGCTAGTGTCACTATCATCTGA
- the tnfsf13b gene encoding tumor necrosis factor ligand superfamily member 13B, producing MAALAGVETGSGSGRLSRPVYLLTLVAVTLSSLSVLALYQLVALRAEVKELKSDISRRRGEGQEVRGHTEHISSRRSYQEPQQQSGFQKSFGLMRIRRTVTDTTVSQSCLQLLADSSRKTFRKALSSGSYTGIPWQVGLKRGEALDVEGDRIVVREEGFYFVYSQVYYMDSTFTMGHVVIRWKINVVGNEDPDVHLFRCIQTMDSVYPFNTCYTGGIVKLEVGDYLELLIPRPTASVSLEGDSTFLGALKLV from the exons ATGGCAGCCTTGGCAGGTGTGGAGACGGGAAGTGGTTCAGGTAGGCTGTCCAGGCCAGTGTATCTGCTCACCTTGGTGGCCGTCACTCTATCCTCCCTTTCAGTTTTGGCTTTGTACCAGTTAGTGGCTCTTAGAGCTGAAGTAAAGGAACTTAAATCAGACATCAGTCGCAGGAGAGGGGAGGGAcaagaggtcagaggtcat ACTGAGCACATCAGCAGCAGAAGAAGCTACCAAGAGCCTCAGCAACAATCTGGGTTTCAAAAATCCTTTGGCCTGATGAGGATCAGGAGGACAGTGACTGACACAACAG TTTCTCAGTCCTGCCTGCAGCTTTTAGCAGACAGTAGCAGAAAAACCTTCAGGAAAG CACTTTCCTCAGGCTCGTACACAGGAATTCCTTGGCAGGTTGGGCTGAAAAGAGGAGAGGCTCTTGATGTGGAGGGAGACCGCATCGTTGTCAGAGAAGAAGGCTTCTACTTTGTGTACAGTCAG GTCTATTACATGGACAGCACCTTCACTATGGGCCATGTGGTGATCCGGTGGAAAATTAACGTTGTTGGAAATGAGGATCCAGACGTGCATTTGTTTCGCTGCATCCAGACCATGGACTCTGTCTACCCCTTCAACACCTGCTACACAGGAG GTATTGTAAAGCTGGAAGTGGGAGACTACCTGGAACTCCTGATTCCTCGGCCCACAGCCAGCGTGTCTTTGGAAGGAGATTCCACCTTTCTCGGGGCTTTGAAGCTAGTCTAA